AAGTGGGAAAATCTTTTATATTCCAGTTTAGGGTCCTGTGTAATGTAATTAATCTGTTATAAGAACAACGATGATTGAAGTGATTCATTGGGTAAATTAAAATCTCGTGAAGTCATCTAGATTAGCTATTATTTTATGCAGGTAGTACAGGCTAATGTTGACAGTTTCAAATATGAGAGAAACTGGAGCATTGTGAATTGTCAGTTTATCTCTGATCATCCTGGCACATGTAGCTGGTCTGCATGCCAGTATAACTCTACTGGGTGAGCATGTTAGTGTGTTCTATGATCAAAACAGAATTCAAGCTGTATTTTACGCCAGTCATGCTTCTTCCTGTGTGTTCTCCAGGGCGCAAAGATGATTGTTCAGGTTCTCCTGACGGGGACACTATGCTGCCTACTGCCAGGTCTGTTTCCACATTAAACCAACATTTATGCCTAGATGGCAACTAAATATAGCCTATAGAATGGGATCTTATCTTTCTATTGCAAAAGTAAGATTATTTCAGTAGATGCAAGTGATTATGCAAAGAGATTTTATGAAATAGAAAATGTTATATTGTTTTCATAAACTTCTGAGTGCAGATATTTCTGCAGCAAAagcctcctctccacctctgacCCTGTTTATATTCTCTACCCCTGATCCCTCTCTGCAGGTTTGCTGGATGCTACACCTCTGAAGGCTAGAGGTAATGAGTCGTTCCACCAATTGTGTGcattttgagaagtgtaacttggtcAAAAAACTTTTGATTTGAAcgttctgtcataaagagcacatgttcaacttaataaaaaaacacattttcccatCTCAAAAGGTTAAAAGACTTATAAGTGCCTTTTAAGTGTTAAATAAAGTAACCATTGACTGCAAGAttcacaaaaaaaatgtaattgttaaaacatttctagcctgtctatctatgggtaacagggttgatgtgttacgCTCGACAccctcagttttccaccacaaaacaacagttcacctgcatttacactatgatttgactattagatgttcaatgtttcttttgaaaaaaaaaaaactgtttcaccatattaaaacgagagttcagttcacgtaacagggttgaccttaaaatgagggaaaaaTGTAAATgatcactaatcacatgaaataaataatcatcTTTTTCAGAAATAACTTGTCAAAGCaaaaaaataactagggctttacaatgatggtgaaacttttgggattaaatgggttaaaatcttcctagaagtaaTACAGGGTTGatggagggacatgtcaaaatgctaaATGCTTTTTTGTATTCAAAAtcagatttattgaattctccatgtggtctatattaaagggcacttcatttaatataacaggcttttaaaattctcTATAtttttctacttaaaatatcaaagggatgcaaaaggcacTCATTTTGTGGAATGACCCTAATATTAGAAAATAAAACATCAGCACGTGCTTGTTTTACTGCGTAGCCTACTCTTTGATTTAtgtttgacgtgtgtgtgtgtgtgagagagagattgttcACGCGTGTGAGAAAGAGGTTTTCTAATTATTTTGCTTAAATGTTTTGtctccaacccccctctctcccaccatgaTTCCTGTCATTAAATGCAGCTGTAGGGGAGGTCAGCATCGACTCTGCCCAGGCTCATGGCTTCCTgtctcagtcacgctccaaacggAACGTTGACCCGGATCCCAAGTGGCACCGCGGCACGCCTGATTTCCAGTCCTACTACAAATTCTACAACAGCATAGGCCATATTGAAGGAGTGAGTAAAGGGATCACATCATGAGagatttatttaattttattgCAGCATTATAATGAATCTTAACAAGATTTCATTCAGGTTCTTGTCATCTGCCCATCCCTCAGACAATCTGATCACTTACCTCTCATTCTCAAATCCTGTGTggatctctctccatttctcccagCTGTATGAGATTGACAAGATCAGGATACTGTATCAGCAGATGCGTCACCTAGAGCAGGTCTATGGCCCAGACGCATCCAGCTACCAGAATGCCCTGGGTGTGATAACCCCTCCACCTACCACCGCAGCTCCTACCACTACCACAGTGCCTCTCTCCACTCAGCCCCCTCCTACTACACCAGCAACACTTTCTCTAACTGAGGCTGATGTCCTGTATCTGTGTAACCCTAAAGACCCCCTCTGTAAAGCTCACATCGTTTACCTGCCCGCAGGGGCCATCCCGGTCCTCTGTGACCCACGCTACAACCCTACCTGCAAACCCCAAATCGGCAAGGTGGTCATAGCCGCTGCCGGTACTGCGGAGCTAGCTCCTGCAGCACCTGTAGAGCCAGCTGTTGAATCACCTCCcccacctccaccccctcctAAGAAGTCTCTCCCACCTCCTTCTCCCGTTGTCATTAAAGGGATGGAGTATGACTGCGACCCTTACTGGGACCCTGACTGCCTGATCGATCACCCACCTCGCTCTGTCCAGGTGACTGAGCCACCACCACCCCCTACTCTCCCACCTGTTGTGGTGGCCCctgttgaggaggaggaggaggaggaagaagaagaagaaatggCCACAGAGGAGACAGTAGCACCTTCTGACCCTTATGATTGGGGACGTGACCTCTTTGACCCTTACCGCTATTCTGACCCAGCACCTGACCCCCAGTAGacagttttttgttttgtttatctaAGTACAAACAACACATTAGTACTGCAATACAACAGAAGGTAATTTACCAAATACTGTGAGCAACCAGTAGGACTGTGAGCAAAACCATAACAAACACAATTGTACACAAAAACAATTTCCCCCCCATGTATGACATTTCTCAGTTCCATCAGAGAATATTGTTTTGAGTTGTAGAGACAACGGATTTATAATATATTGTattcaacgtgtgtgtgtgtgtgtgtctgttatcaATTAATCTTTTTTCTAACTGAGTGTCACGTCCCATTTGAAATTGTTTGTGGTACAAGGTCGACCTCCAGCGGTGAGAACTGAAACTGTAAATTAAACGATCTATCTGGACAGTCTGTTTTATAGATTTAAAATGTGTAGGACTAATACAACTTTTTTTGTGTGCATTTTGTATGATTTGGATGCTGTTACTACAAACTAATGCTAGCTAGAGTAATTAGCAGGACGACATACAGTATTTGTGTGCCAGTGAGTATGTAATAAGGGACATTGAAGCATAATGAGTACATTATCATGTAGCTGACTATGACTTGTGTTTTGGAAAACATTTCTCTAGAGATTCTGTAAGGTAgcgtggccgagcggtctaaggcgctggatttaggctccagtctctcaggaggcgtgggttcgaatcccaccgctgccATTTGAGTTTTGAGTCCAGGTCACCAGTGATTCAAGTCTGTATTCGACATGTATAGCACATGTCCGAGGACATTTGGTTTAGCCGGGTATTATTTTGAAGTAGGTTTTTTTTGTTGCTAGGGTAAGCTGCTGTCTCCGGTTGTATGTTCGAATCCAGCAATAGAAAGGTTTaacacaaaaatataaaaaaatactaTCCCaagccttaccttaaccattcggagttaatgtctaaatttaaccctaaccttaaaaattcgGAGTTAGTGCCTAAATTTAACCCTaaacacttcgaaatttgacgtttgagaaacatagATGAGCATCTAATTCTGTGATAGCTTGTTCAGTAACATGTGAACATGGTGGTATATATGGTAACATAAGAATATAGCTAGAGTATACTTCAAAACACTTAAAAATTAATAATTTAGCGAcatttgcatttctgttcaaattaGGTGATAGCTGAGCGGTTGTATGTAAAAGGCACCgctgagattcgaactcaggatctcctgtttactagacaggcgctttaaccaactaagccacgGCACCACTGATAATACATGGAGCGAAATGTTTTTTGTACGCTATCCATATATTTCAATAATTGCAAATTGTAGCTTAATTCAGACTATATTTATTAATATAATGTTATTTAATGGTCACGAAAAAAAGTAGGCGTTTGCATTTCAAATGTATcgctatgacccagtcctgtaaCTGCCGTAGTCAAATATAGAAAATGTACCTGATTTATAAAGGATTTGAGAGGCCTACATTGAATTCCATTGCATGTCGATAGAGGTAATCACCGCACTGTTTGCAAAATCTCCAAGAATTGAATTTCCCTAAATACTCGTTTAGAAATCGACTTATACGTAACATTAACAATGCAATGTGAAACGAAAATGTATCTACAATTACAAATCTCCCATCGAGGACAAAATCTCTTCCACCGacgaggatgggattcgaacccacgcgtgcagagcacaatggattagcagtccatcgccttaaccactcggccacctcgtCATCACGTAAATTAACTGCATAATTGCATATATTTTGCCTCCTAACAAATTTGAGATTTCAATACTATTTCCCATAACTTAATTCTCCAAACCTGCTGCGTAAATTATAACCTGCTACAAAAAAGTCATTAGCCGTTTCGAAGTGGCGTGTTTTTAGATAATCTTATCTGTGTGCATGGACGGAAGTCAtcaagtttttatttatttcacctctgTTTTCAAATCAGTTCGCTAGAATTGGATAGATGTCCTGCGTTTGTATTTCTTTATTACAAACTATTGACAAAATGAACAACTGTTTTGGACCTTTTTACTTTTTTTAACAACTTCTTACGTCGCCAGTTAATCAGAATAGGATCCCCGGAGTGTTGCGTTTCTCCGAGGGCCAGGTGAGAATAATCATATCTCATCTAACTCCATTCATCATGTTCTGATACTTCATTTCTGAAGTAACAGGTAAGGATATACCTCACTGACGATAAAGCATTAACATGGCAGCGATGCTCAAGTATGCGTGGCAAGTCATTTTATATCACGGTTACAAGATTACATTTTTAGACTATACTGATATATTTCTA
The Salvelinus fontinalis isolate EN_2023a chromosome 10, ASM2944872v1, whole genome shotgun sequence DNA segment above includes these coding regions:
- the LOC129863990 gene encoding uncharacterized protein LOC129863990, producing MIVQVLLTGTLCCLLPGLLDATPLKARAVGEVSIDSAQAHGFLSQSRSKRNVDPDPKWHRGTPDFQSYYKFYNSIGHIEGLYEIDKIRILYQQMRHLEQVYGPDASSYQNALGVITPPPTTAAPTTTTVPLSTQPPPTTPATLSLTEADVLYLCNPKDPLCKAHIVYLPAGAIPVLCDPRYNPTCKPQIGKVVIAAAGTAELAPAAPVEPAVESPPPPPPPPKKSLPPPSPVVIKGMEYDCDPYWDPDCLIDHPPRSVQVTEPPPPPTLPPVVVAPVEEEEEEEEEEEMATEETVAPSDPYDWGRDLFDPYRYSDPAPDPQ